The genome window GCATCTTTTTCTATTGATAAAAATATATAATAAATTATTAACGATCCAATTCCTACTTGAATTAAAAGTGAAGTGGTGATTTTTAGTGTTGTCTTCAAGTTTTTTTTTGTAAGCAAGTTTTCTATTTTTATATAGGTTAATATTTTTTTTGTATGGTATAGAATGATAATTGACAGAGCTGTAACTAGTATGTCAAATAGTAGAAAGGTTCTTATATCGTATTTCTGTACAAGCACTATAGTTGAAATGTTTAGTGCGACTAGTGAAATTGAGTAGTTTATTATATTTAGATATACAAATGATGAAATAAAATTTTTGTTAGAAATACAAAAATATTTTTTAAGTAAGTGCCATTTGGCTAAAATACTGCCAGCTTTAAATGGAGTTATTAAATTATAAAATGATGAGTAAATACTTATTTTGAAAAACAAGGTTTTGTTTTTTTTGTCGCTTTTCAATAAAGTTATTGACTTCATTAGTACAAAACCATTGATAAAAAAAAACACATAATATAAAAAAAAACAAATCATAATGGTTTTATAGTTTGTTTTTTCTAATGTTGTTATATGATCTTTAATGCTATATGTATATAATATAATAAAGACAATGCTTGCTATATAAATAGTGATTGATATTATTTTTTTTGGAGTCATCTAATCTAACAAGGCATCAATGTATGTTACTATAAGGTTATTTTTAACTTTCCTATTTATTTCTGAAACTTCTCTTTTTGCATCTTCTTTGTAGTTTAGCTTTGCAAGTGCATAGCTATATGATACTCGCATTGGTAGATCGATTGTATTATTCAGTAAAATGAACTTTTCAACTTGTTTTATTGTATCTGAATATTTGTTGGTGGCTATACTAGTGAAGTATTCTTTTAAATTATTGACTTTTTCTACTGGACAAGAGTCTTTGAAGTGAGCTTCAATGTGATCCAAGGCTACTTTTTTGTTTAGCCATGAAGAGGTGTATAACGATGTAGCTGTTTTTTTAATCCACTCATCTAATAAGCCATTATTTTTGCAAAAAAATTCTTTGTTATAAATTGAATTTTTAAGGGTTATATTTGATTTGTTTGTTTGGCTTATTTTTTGTGCAATGAAGAAGGTGTTTTCTTTATTTAGATTTTTTATGTTGATTTTATTGTTAGTTTTTATTTTTGTTATATGTGATAACTTTAAATCAAAGATTGCGTGCGCTGATGATTTAAAGTATCTGGTTTTATCAGATTTTTGTTGAATTATTGGAAAATAGTCAGAGTTGGGGTTTGTTTTTGTTTTATTAATTATTTTACTTAAGATAGCTTTGTTGGTTATTTCATGTATGATTATATCATCTATACTAGAGTGTTTTATTCTTGATAAATCGGATCTAATGTTGTCGATGTTGAAAATGTCAATATAATTAATGTCTATTTTTTTATTTGGAGATGAAACTATTATCAAATCCCCTTGATTGGATGCATAAACAATGTAGTCATTAAAATTTTCCCCTAAGGCTCTAAATGCGGAAAAAACGAGGTTTATGTCGATTTCATAAATTTGTAACCACTGAACGAATAAACCATCTTCCTTTATAAATTTTTTTATTAAACTATAGAATTCTGTTGTATATAAGCTGGCAACTCCACTAACCCAAGGATTAGAAGGCTCAGACATTATTACATCATATTTTTTTTGATTGGAAAAAAAGAAAGTTCTAGCATCTGCTATATGTATATTACTTCTAGCATCATCAAAAATCCGGAAGTTGAAGTTTTTGAAAAATTTTGCTCCTTCTACCATTTCTTTCTCAATTTCTATTGTATCTACACTCTCTATTTGGGGGTTGGATAAAAAAACATGGCTAGAAATTCCTGATCCAATTCCTACTATAGCAACACTTGAAATATTGCTTTTTATTGCCATAGGAATAGCTGCTGTTAAAATCATAGTATCTTCATCAGGAGTGGGAGGGTGATCTTGACTTATTGTTGCACTTGCATCTGTCTTACCGTTGGTGCTAATATATATCCTTGTATTTTTTTCCTTTCTTTGTTTTATAACAGCTACTGTTGCTGTTTTTCCGTCCGCGTGATAAATAATGTTTGATAAGTCAGAGTTGGGTAAAGTACCTGATCTATAAACTCCTGATGCCATTTTTAGTTCGTTGAAATTAATAAATGAAAGTAATAGGGGAGATAATATGAAAGCTACGAACTTAGTTTTAAGTTTATATTTAAATAAAGCTAAGGCAATTATTCCAATAAGGATATCAATAGTACTTCCAATTACAATTAAGTTTTTTAAACCGAATAATGGTATTACAATTTGAACAGCAATTACTACCCCCAAAATAGAACCTATAGTATTAGATGAATATACCCAACCAATTGAACGCTCATTATAGCCATTCTCTAGTAGAATATAGGTAATTAATGGTAATGTCATTCCTGCGCAGATTGTAGCGGGTAACATAATCACTAGGCATATTGCATGACTAACCAAATTAAAGTAAATATAACCAGGCTCCGTACGCTGTAATGCATGCATGGTAAAAGCCATAAAGTCGAATGTGTAGTTATAAAAGACAATGGTTAACGCAGCGAGTATCCCCATTATTATTTGGATATAACCTAACCATTGGATTGGATTGGTTATTTTGCTGATTTTATTTCTAATCCAAAAACCTCCGATGGCTAAACCCAAAATAAAAGCACTTAGCATTAGCTCAAAGGAATGAACGGAACTGCCTAGCACCATGCTTAACATACGAATCCAGGCGACTTCATACATAAAAGAGGCAGCTCCAGTGATGGCTGCGACGATAAGTAAAACCTTTAGTGTTTTATGAGTCTCAACTTCTTGTTTGTCCAGATGAGTGGATTGAATACTTTCATCTACAAATTGTTTACTGGTTATCCATGAGATAAGTGCTACAGCAAAATTAATCAACCCTGCTGTTAGCAATGTACCAGGTAATCCTACGGTGTGAACCAAATAAAAGCCAGCAACTAATACACCAATTGCCGCGCCAAAGCTATTAGAAAAATATAAAATAGAGAGTGAGTGCCCCTTCTTTTCAGGAAAATAATGGATAAAGCCGGCACTCATTAGAGGGAATGTACTGCCTAATAAGATAGTTTGTGGCAGGATTAAGAGGGTTGCTAAGCTCCATTTAAAAACTTCAATTTGTAAGCTGCTACCAAGAAAAGGCATGACAATATTGTAAGAAAAATCAGTGCTGGTTACATAAATATTATGAAATACTAATGCGAAAATACCGACAATCGCTTCAACGATTGCATATGCTAAAAATAAGTTTTTAAATTTATGTAGATATTTACTTGCTAACCAGGCACCAAGTGCCATGCCTCCCATAAAAATAATTAAAACTAAAGTTTGGGCATAGGCGGCATGACCTAAAAATAGTTTTAAGTATTGAGTCCAAATCGACTCATAGATCAGGCCTGCAAAACCGGATAGAAAAAACACTAATATTAGTGTATTTCTATTTATGGTTTCACTAAAAGTAATACGTTGATTGATTGCTAAGGTACTCATCCCGGTCTCAGCTTTTTATTAGACGGCACCTTTAAGCATAGAAGAGATATAAGAGAAGTGTTAGATTTCTTTTGGTTACTTGAAGCCTTCTCTTATACCTTGATAAAGCGATTATTGAAATAATTTGTCAACTATTATTTTAGATATCTATAACATCGTTGTTTAAGCACTTTAGCTGTGGAGCTATTTTGCAGAGTACCCCTCAGGATTTTGTTGTTGCCAACGCCATGTATCGTTGATCATATCTTCTAGGGTTTTGGTGGCTTCCCAGTGAAGAGTTTGTTTCGCTAATGCTGGGTTGGCATAGCAAGCATCTATATCGCCGGGGCGGCGATCGGTAATTTGGTAGGGGATGGGTTTGCCGCTAATTTTGGCGAAGGCTTCTACCATTTCTAATACACTGTATCCGTTGCCTACTCCCAGGTTATAGGCTTGGCAGCCTGGCTTATCAGCCATTTTTTCGATGGCTTTGACGTGTCCCTTGGCCAAGTCTACTACATGAATGTAGTCTCTCACGCCAGTGCCATCGGGAGTATTGTAGTCGTTACCAAATACGTTAAGTTGTTTACGTTTACCAATGGCTACTTGGGAGATATACGGCATTAGGTTATTGGGGATGCCATTGGGATCTTCACCAATTAAACCGGATTCATGTGCGCCTACTGGGTTAAAGTAACGAAGTAGAGCAATATTCCAGCGGTTATCAGCTTGGTAATGGTCTCTTAATATATCTTCCACGATAAGTTTTGAGCGGCCATAGGGGTTAGTGGCTGATAGTGGAAAGTTTTCAACAATAGGTAAACTAGCTGGGTTCCCATAAACAGTAGCGGATGAACTGAATACCAGGTTTTTAACCTGATGGTCTTGCATCATTTGACACAGTTTGATGGTGCCTGACACATTGTTTTCGTAATAAGTAAGGGGGATTTCAGAGGACTCACCGACAGCTTTTAAGCCAGCAAAATGGACGACAGCATAAAACTGATGTTGTTTAAATACTTGCTCTAAGGCTTCAGTGTCCAGAATGTCGATTTTATGAAAGGTAAGTGGTTTATTACATATTTTCTGTACACGATCCAACGATTCTGGATGGCTATTGGATAGATTATCCACTACCACCACTTCATAGCCTTTATTCAGTAGCTCAACACAGGTATGACTTCCAATGTAGCCAGCTCCGCCTGTTACTAAAATTTTTTGCATGCTTTACATCCAATATAATTATCAAATTTTTCCCTCACCCCAGCCCTCTCCCAGAGGGAAAGGGTGTTAAGTGGTTTTACGATACTTTCAGAGGTTAGGGTATTAATTGTTTTAATTTTTCAATTACCTTTCAAATTTTGTTCTTCGAACCGCATGGATAAATCGATAGCACGACAATCTTTGGTTAGCATTCCAATTGAAATATAGTCGACACCTGTGGTGGCTACTTCAACCAGGGTGTGTTTATTAATCCCACCTGATGCTTCTAACTTTGCTCTTCCTTTTACCCGTTCAACTGCCTGGATTAATTGCTCAGGGGAAAAATTATCCAGCATGATGATATCTGCTTCTGCTGCCAGAGCTTCTTCTAACTCCGCAAAACACTCTACTTCGACTTCGACAGGCTTACCTGGGTTGAGCTGTTTCGCTTGATTGACAGCATTGGTAATTGAGCCACAGGCATTGATATGGTTTTCTTTAATTAGGTAGGCATCATATAGACCAATACGGTGGTTATAACAGCCACCTTTAGTTACCGCGTATTTTTGGGCAACTCGTAAGCCAGGGATGGTTTTGCGAGTATCCAGTAATTTTACTGGCGTATGCTTCACTAGTTTGGCATATTCATGACAAATAGTGGCTGTGCCAGAAAGGGTTTGTAAAAAATTGAGGGCTGTTCGTTCTGCAGTCAGGATTGCTTGAGCGCAGCCTGTTACACTAAATAGTTGCTGGTTAGCGGTAACAAATTGACCTTCTTCTACCTGCCAGTTGACGATTAGGCTTGGGTTCACTTGTTTAAATACTTCATCTACCCATGGTTGGCCACAAATGATAGCTGTTTCCCGAGAAATCACATAGGCAGTGGCTTCAGCTTTAGCAGGTATTAATTGAGCAGTGATGTCACCACTTCCCACATCTTCAGCCAGTGCTTGGTTCACATTATCTATTACAGCTTGTTTTAGAATTACTGGGTCAATCATTATTGCCTTCGGTAATGTAGGGTTAGTTGTTTTAAGAGGATTAGTATATCTAATTTTGTTGGGGTAGCTTAAGTATTAACTGGTCACCTTGCTGGCTAAAGTCTAATTGGCGTAATGCACTCATACCCAGTAAAATTTCATCACCTTCCATATGTGGATTGATACTGGCATCGACATCAAAAAAACGAATATTACCTAGGGTAAGGCTGGCTAATCGGGTGACAAACACATCAACCGTGCCATTGGCGGTTTGTGCTTTGTGAGTAGCGAGCTTTGGTAGACTCAGGTGTTTTGCAACCGCTTCTGGAATCACAACATTAGTTGCTCCAGTATCTAAAAAAAACTGGACTTCTTTACCATTAATATAACCATTAGCAACATAGTGACCATAGCGGTTGCGCGTTAGCCTGACTTCACGACTGCCATCCTGGTTAACTTGGGCAACTGGTACTTGGTTTGGGTTATGCCGTTGTTTTTCCCAGTTGCTGAAATAAAGGGTTAGCAATAGCAGTGCAGTGATCCAGGCAGCAACCAACATCCCACGACCAATTGTGTGAGATATTGCTGTATTTTGATGGCTTTGAGTTTCTTCGGAATTACTCATATTAGCGCTACATAAATTTAAAAAGCCCATGTAATACTAACACTATTGTTAAGCAAACGGTGAGTAAAAGGGTGGCGTTAAAATGGCTAGACAATTTTGGAATAGTTAGTTAATCAAAAATAAACAATTGGCATAAATTTACTAAAGTTATTAAGGCTTAACATCAGTAGTTATTGTTTTAACTCGTTGTTCTTCAGCTTAGGAATTTCGGCATGAAATGTCTTTTTCAATACTGTAAAATATTGTGACATCAATCTCATATCCTTGCTTTTAACCATTTTTTGATGTGTTGAAGTTACTATAATAACTTTGATGGCTCTCACTAAATCAATGGAACTATTTCTCATACGGTTGTATGATAGGTGCAGCTATCTGTTTTCTATACAGGAAGTCTTCCCGGCTTTTGACAGTACATGAAAGTGGGTCGGGCAAATGCGGAGAAATAGCTAATGCAGGAAGATTCGAAGGTTGTTCGCTTATCGTCAATAAATACCAAGTCCGTGAAACCAGCTACTCGCCTTTCAGCACCATTAGTTAAGGTTTGTGAACATTGCCTTAATCAGCTTCAATCCTGTATTCGCAGTTTGTTTGAAAATGCAGATGACACCCTGTTCGAGATGGCCGATCGAGCAGGCTCTAATACAGAGCAAAATATTTACTTTGAAGCCATGCGCGAGGTGCGATTGCAGCGCAAAGCGATTGAGATGAGCTTTTTTGAAGCCTACCAGCAAAACTTCAATGAGTTAGTTGGCCCCCCAAAGCAGGGCAGTCAAGTTGAGCTAGATGAACTTTCTTTTGATGCGCTTTCATTAGTTAATAATGAGGATCTTGAAGAAACAGTTGCCATCGACACGATGGTATCGAAAGTGATCAATCGCGATCATGGCATGCAGTTGATGCACTTAACCACCCGCATTGACAGCTTATTACCACAAACTATTAACGATAAAGCCAATCCGATTGGCCCAGAAAAGCTTTGTCAGGCATTTGTCCAAGCGACAAAGAAGCTAGATATAGATATCAAAGTTAAGCTCATTGTTTTCAGGCTATTTGAGAAATATGTGCTCGGTGCTGTTGACCAGCTTTATCATGGAGCCAATCAGCTGTTAAAAGAAGCAGGAGTAATGCCTGAGCTGACCAGTCGCCCTGTACAAAGTCAAAGGGCTCCTATTTATAGAAGGACGACTGTTGATGGAGGAGGGGCAGCAGACAGTGGGCAGCTAATGATGGATGCTCAAGCAGCCCAGGAAGCATTTTTAGCTCTTCGAGATCTATTGGTTGCTGCTCAATTATCAATTCCACAGAACTCCCAAGCTTCAACCAATAACCTGCCAGCCGTTAGCCAGCCAGATTTAATGGGGATGTTGTCACAAATTCAACATCAAC of Spartinivicinus poritis contains these proteins:
- the galE gene encoding UDP-glucose 4-epimerase GalE, which translates into the protein MQKILVTGGAGYIGSHTCVELLNKGYEVVVVDNLSNSHPESLDRVQKICNKPLTFHKIDILDTEALEQVFKQHQFYAVVHFAGLKAVGESSEIPLTYYENNVSGTIKLCQMMQDHQVKNLVFSSSATVYGNPASLPIVENFPLSATNPYGRSKLIVEDILRDHYQADNRWNIALLRYFNPVGAHESGLIGEDPNGIPNNLMPYISQVAIGKRKQLNVFGNDYNTPDGTGVRDYIHVVDLAKGHVKAIEKMADKPGCQAYNLGVGNGYSVLEMVEAFAKISGKPIPYQITDRRPGDIDACYANPALAKQTLHWEATKTLEDMINDTWRWQQQNPEGYSAK
- a CDS encoding MFS transporter, translating into MSTLAINQRITFSETINRNTLILVFFLSGFAGLIYESIWTQYLKLFLGHAAYAQTLVLIIFMGGMALGAWLASKYLHKFKNLFLAYAIVEAIVGIFALVFHNIYVTSTDFSYNIVMPFLGSSLQIEVFKWSLATLLILPQTILLGSTFPLMSAGFIHYFPEKKGHSLSILYFSNSFGAAIGVLVAGFYLVHTVGLPGTLLTAGLINFAVALISWITSKQFVDESIQSTHLDKQEVETHKTLKVLLIVAAITGAASFMYEVAWIRMLSMVLGSSVHSFELMLSAFILGLAIGGFWIRNKISKITNPIQWLGYIQIIMGILAALTIVFYNYTFDFMAFTMHALQRTEPGYIYFNLVSHAICLVIMLPATICAGMTLPLITYILLENGYNERSIGWVYSSNTIGSILGVVIAVQIVIPLFGLKNLIVIGSTIDILIGIIALALFKYKLKTKFVAFILSPLLLSFINFNELKMASGVYRSGTLPNSDLSNIIYHADGKTATVAVIKQRKEKNTRIYISTNGKTDASATISQDHPPTPDEDTMILTAAIPMAIKSNISSVAIVGIGSGISSHVFLSNPQIESVDTIEIEKEMVEGAKFFKNFNFRIFDDARSNIHIADARTFFFSNQKKYDVIMSEPSNPWVSGVASLYTTEFYSLIKKFIKEDGLFVQWLQIYEIDINLVFSAFRALGENFNDYIVYASNQGDLIIVSSPNKKIDINYIDIFNIDNIRSDLSRIKHSSIDDIIIHEITNKAILSKIINKTKTNPNSDYFPIIQQKSDKTRYFKSSAHAIFDLKLSHITKIKTNNKINIKNLNKENTFFIAQKISQTNKSNITLKNSIYNKEFFCKNNGLLDEWIKKTATSLYTSSWLNKKVALDHIEAHFKDSCPVEKVNNLKEYFTSIATNKYSDTIKQVEKFILLNNTIDLPMRVSYSYALAKLNYKEDAKREVSEINRKVKNNLIVTYIDALLD
- a CDS encoding retropepsin-like aspartic protease family protein, yielding MSNSEETQSHQNTAISHTIGRGMLVAAWITALLLLTLYFSNWEKQRHNPNQVPVAQVNQDGSREVRLTRNRYGHYVANGYINGKEVQFFLDTGATNVVIPEAVAKHLSLPKLATHKAQTANGTVDVFVTRLASLTLGNIRFFDVDASINPHMEGDEILLGMSALRQLDFSQQGDQLILKLPQQN
- the nadC gene encoding carboxylating nicotinate-nucleotide diphosphorylase — encoded protein: MIDPVILKQAVIDNVNQALAEDVGSGDITAQLIPAKAEATAYVISRETAIICGQPWVDEVFKQVNPSLIVNWQVEEGQFVTANQQLFSVTGCAQAILTAERTALNFLQTLSGTATICHEYAKLVKHTPVKLLDTRKTIPGLRVAQKYAVTKGGCYNHRIGLYDAYLIKENHINACGSITNAVNQAKQLNPGKPVEVEVECFAELEEALAAEADIIMLDNFSPEQLIQAVERVKGRAKLEASGGINKHTLVEVATTGVDYISIGMLTKDCRAIDLSMRFEEQNLKGN
- a CDS encoding lysylphosphatidylglycerol synthase domain-containing protein produces the protein MTPKKIISITIYIASIVFIILYTYSIKDHITTLEKTNYKTIMICFFLYYVFFFINGFVLMKSITLLKSDKKNKTLFFKISIYSSFYNLITPFKAGSILAKWHLLKKYFCISNKNFISSFVYLNIINYSISLVALNISTIVLVQKYDIRTFLLFDILVTALSIIILYHTKKILTYIKIENLLTKKNLKTTLKITTSLLIQVGIGSLIIYYIFLSIEKDANLTTSIVLFCLINLSTFIAIIPGNIGFREIGLGAISTFINLDFNIVFTVVLVDRIIQTSFIFILSLHYFIIEKTKN